The genomic interval GGAGCAGCCGAAGGAGAAGAATGTGGAAATGGATCGGGAGAAGGTTGAACTAATGGCGCCGAGGACGGAGAAGACTGCATCGAATAAGTCGGAGAGTGAGGCCAAGAGCTCTGTTGTTTCTAGAGGTGTTGAGGTGAAGAGGAATGCGGGCCCCAAGTTTAGTGACTTGGTGGAATGCAGGGAGTGCTGGAGGAGGTGGTCGATGAGGTTATTAGGCCGCTTCGCCAGTCGTGGCTCGGTGTTGGGCCAATGTCTGGGATTCTGTTGTGTGGACCTCCCGGATGTGGGAAGACCACATTGGCTCGTGCCATTGCCAATGAGACTGGTATTCCCTTCTATCAGATTTCGGCCACTGAAGTCATCTCAGGTGTTTCAGGTAGTGCTTAGTTATACTTAGTAGTGAATGGTGTTATCAAGCTGGTTATAATGTCTTACATTTTCGATTATTGGGAACTTTAGTTAgagattgtatttactgttttattgTGGGGAAAAACAAGTTAGTACTAGTGCAAAATAAATGGTGTCAATGCTTGGagatttgaattgggaaaatcATGAAGGTTTTTCATTTAACTGATCCCCCTGCTAGGAAACTGAAACTGTATTATATCTCATACCTAAAAGTATTTAAATACCAGAGCTAGCTTGGATTAGGCACTGCCTTCTGTTTAGTTCACATCACCTTGAAGAAGGAAGGAAAGAGAAAAGGTTGTGTACTTAATGCTGTTTGACACTCTCAGGTTGTATGTGAAAACAACACTTGGCTAATTTCTTCATTAGGTTCAGTGACAAGTGTTGAAACTTATAAAATAAACAGGGAATTATTACCCTGACTTTGTATTCTTAATATTGAAATCAATGCACATAGTCTGCTGGAAATATTAAACTTCTTGTTGTTATATGACATTCTTCAGGAAGCAGTTAAAGTGGTTCAACCTTCGTCAAAAAGAGAAGGATTCTCGACAATTCCTAATGTAAAATGGGAAAACGTTGGTGGGCTAGATCTTTTGAGGAAAGAATTCGGCCTTTGTATAGTTAGGCGTATCAAACATCCTGAAAACTATGAGGTAGTTATTGtctataattttcattttatttttatctttgtGGTATGTTTGTTTAATGTATTTTCATAGAGACTGGctgttttcatattttttatcATTAAAAGAGAAGGTTTGGGTCTTGGAATGCTGACCTGAAGCAATTAATATAATCATAAGACTACAAGATACATATGGTCATGCCtatgttctttttattgttGCTTATTTGTTATGATCTGACACtgacttgttttttttttccagaaaCTTGGAATAAATTCAGAAACAGGTTTCTTGCTCTATGGGCCTCCCGGATGTGGAAAAACACTAATAGCAAAGGCTGTTGCTAATGAAGCAGGAGCCaatttcatttatataaaGGTCAGTCCTTTGGTGTATCATATTGTTTTATTCTTTAATTTTGGTGACGAGAAATTCGAGTTCTGTTGCATATTTTGTGATATTCAAATTTAACTTCTGTGGTGTTTCCAAAACATCAGGGCCCTGAACTTCTGAATAAATATGTTGGAGAAAGTGCATTGGCAGTGCGGACATTATTTACTCGTGCAAGGACATGCTCACCATGCATACTTTTCTTTGATGAGGTTTGTTATCCTCGCTTCCTGAGTTTTGAATAGTTTATTATATCCATATATGACTGCTTATAGGGATTACTGTGGTAAAGTTGAATTGATCTTATGTGTAGTAGATTGGTTATGTTGCCGTCCCatatttatattcttattaTTTGTATCTGAGCACAAGTTTTCCAATGGACTACTGTGAGTTTCTAGTTTTTTAATATCCCCCTCCAATTTTGACAAGGTGGATGCTTTGACAACAAGGCGGGGTAAAGAAGGGGTTGGGTTGTTGAGCGGTTAGTAAACCAGGTAAAACAATCTGCAAAGACAATCTTGAACCAATTCTATCGCATCCATACATGCACATACTTGTATATCATACATTTTTGGATGATGAACTGACTGCTACATTTGCAGTTACTTATAGAGTTAAGTGGTGAAGACCAGCGGCGGGGTGTATTTGTAGTTGGTGCCACTAATAGGTTAAATTCATTGCTTCTTCTTTACGTCTTATGATGTTAATGATTTCTATGCAATTTCTAAGAGTTGTTTTATGTGGCAGACCTGATGTTATGGACCGTGCCTTTTTTAAGGGTATATGAATTGATTTTGTCTCTGTGCATTGCagttatttcttttctttctcctgCCATAAGATTATTTACAGTCCATTTTCCATTGCTTGTTTGCTGCAGCAATTGCTATACTATGAGAGATTTGGAGAGAGCTTAAGGCTCCAAGAAGTGGAACATGACACGCCTGTATCCCTCATAGAAGAGCGTGCTCTGGATGTCAATAGGGTAAAACCAAAAGGCAGAAGTGCTGCCAGAGGAAAGTAAATTTTGATCTGGATCCCGAAGAATTTTTGTTTACAATCTTATAGTTATATTGGTTTAGCCCCTCAAAAAGTACGGTTTACTTCAAGTTGATGGTTGAAGTTTTGGTCGTAGGAATAGTTTTACTGTCAATTCTATACAAACCGTGGTAGGTTTTCTTCATGGAAGTGATTTTTGTTATGTACATGAATCATGCAGCCATCTGCTTTCTGGAAGTAAAAGGGAGTGATTTTTGACAGTTGCCTAATCGTCCTGAAAATTAGAATGCTGCTAATATTTTGTTGTCTATAATAGGATAATTTTATGTTAAATACAGTTGATGTTGCCAAAGTATTGGTCCGCTACCAAACTTTGATATTGACTCGGTGGAGATTCCGAAACTGAAAACGGCCGGTCTGGTAGTAACTTCTTATTCAATTTCCTTGTGGACCCTTTAGCATTGGCACTGGAAGTTACTTGCAAATTTCCTTGTTGATTATTTTGCATTGTGGAAGGATGGCTCTGTTTCAAATCCCAGTTTCGTGTACTTTGAACACAGTTGGCACAGTGGCTATATCTTGGACCATTGAGAAGTGAAACATCAACACTATGATTTATGTatgtaaaaaaaagaagatttaTATATGTCCTCCAAATTCCTTTGACAAGAATCTTGAGGAGGTGAAATAAATTAAACCTTTACAAGTTTACAATATACAACATTTTCTAATCCAGTTTGTCGGTTAAACAACTTCTTCCACTCGTAACTTGTGTGCACTCGAGTCCGTATGGATTGTGAACACGCTTATTCAACGTGAGACTAGAGGTCCAATTCTTGTTAAAGCATCGAGAAACATGAATGAATGAAAGAAATGAAGTGTTCTAGGGGACATTATTCAATCAGATTAATTGGAACCAAATTTTGTGAGATAGAAGTCATAGAAGTCATATAACCAAAGGGAGCTCATTGGTTCTCTGCATATATGAAGCTTTGGCATTGCTCAGTCACCATCACAATTGACTACAATTCTTGCTATTCTATTCCAAATGTGAAGGGGTTGGTCTAAGCACGAGACATGGAGACCTCAAGTTATAAAGTCGTTCTCAAGTTTTAAACTTTATGAAGTCTTTCTACCAAGTCATCCTCTACTTACTATATATCTATCAATACTATGTGTCATTGCTACTCAGAACTAACATTGAAGCTTCCTTTTATTGCTTAGGAAGGTGATGAAGAAGCCAACATGGAGGTGATAGATTATATATCCGTACCCATCAACGTTTTGATTAAAGATTTCAGTGCCCAAATGTCGAATAACAACTTCAACAGATCAGTGCAGACACCTGAGAATGAGTTCTCCAGTCAACCGGATTTCGAGGAGTACTTGATGTTGAGTGACTGGTTTGGTGAAGATCATAACTATGTAGCTCAAGGGTCTACTCCGAATTCAGTTAACCAAGTAAATGATGATGACTCTGGTGGAAGTAGCAGCCAACCTGGAGGATCTAATACCAGTAAGAACATAAACTTCaatatatttacattttgTTACTATATCTAGTCCCTATCTCATGCATAAGACATTTGTTCTGTTGAAATAGATGACAGTGGAAGCATGCTGGAGAGGCGTGAAGTTAAAGAAAGAGTGGCCTTCAAAATGAAATCAGAGGTTGAGATTTTGGATGATGGGTTCAAATGGAGGAAGTATGGAAAAAAAATGGTGAAAAACAGCCCAAATCCAAGGTATACATGCAGTTTGATAGAGCAAATATAGATGttttaaacatatatacatgtgatctgACAGTACCATGTTGATGGCAGGAATTACTACAAGTGTTCATGTGACGGCTGCCCGGTGAAAAAGAGAGTTGAGAGAGATAAAGAAGACCCAG from Argentina anserina chromosome 2, drPotAnse1.1, whole genome shotgun sequence carries:
- the LOC126783103 gene encoding probable WRKY transcription factor 50 — protein: MEVIDYISVPINVLIKDFSAQMSNNNFNRSVQTPENEFSSQPDFEEYLMLSDWFGEDHNYVAQGSTPNSVNQVNDDDSGGSSSQPGGSNTNDSGSMLERREVKERVAFKMKSEVEILDDGFKWRKYGKKMVKNSPNPRNYYKCSCDGCPVKKRVERDKEDPAFVITTYEGTHNHRSA